One bacterium genomic region harbors:
- a CDS encoding FAD-dependent oxidoreductase has translation MGDLNHTADVLVIGAGPAGCTAALYAARARLKTVITSPTELAGMMARATRVANFPGQIEPIPGRELLARIRQQALDAGAEAVLESVTAVDFSDPEALVVYGGHQEHRVGAVIVATGAMGRADKLPGEEEFTGRGVCYCAACDGPFFAGEDILVVGEDMQAVEEAATLSQIARMVTLVLPSETAAQDEEVVQALADRGNVLLRAGLKLLRVVGEDAVTGGVFQASGGATEELPAAGIFLYLKGNAPATGFLYGALAADEEGFLRTDEMGQTSVPGVFAAGDVRSKQVRQMVVAAAEGAIAALAAERHIRKAGKVRRDRG, from the coding sequence ATGGGAGATCTCAACCACACTGCCGACGTGCTGGTCATCGGTGCCGGACCGGCCGGCTGCACCGCCGCCCTCTATGCGGCCCGGGCCCGCCTGAAGACCGTTATCACCAGCCCGACCGAGTTGGCCGGAATGATGGCGCGTGCCACCCGCGTGGCCAACTTCCCCGGGCAGATCGAGCCGATTCCGGGCCGTGAACTCCTCGCCCGCATCCGGCAGCAGGCCCTGGACGCCGGGGCCGAGGCCGTGCTCGAGTCGGTCACCGCTGTGGACTTCTCCGATCCGGAGGCCCTGGTGGTCTATGGCGGGCACCAGGAGCACCGTGTGGGTGCGGTCATCGTCGCCACCGGGGCCATGGGCCGCGCCGACAAGCTCCCCGGCGAGGAGGAGTTCACGGGCCGGGGCGTGTGCTACTGCGCCGCCTGCGATGGCCCGTTCTTCGCCGGCGAGGACATCCTGGTGGTGGGCGAGGACATGCAGGCTGTCGAGGAGGCGGCCACGCTGTCCCAGATCGCCCGCATGGTGACGCTGGTACTACCGTCGGAGACGGCAGCACAGGATGAGGAGGTCGTGCAGGCCCTGGCCGACCGGGGCAACGTGCTCCTGCGCGCGGGCCTGAAGCTGCTGCGCGTCGTCGGCGAGGACGCAGTGACAGGCGGCGTGTTCCAGGCGTCGGGGGGCGCGACCGAGGAACTGCCTGCCGCCGGCATCTTCCTGTATCTGAAGGGCAATGCCCCGGCCACCGGCTTCCTGTATGGCGCCCTGGCGGCCGACGAGGAAGGCTTCCTGCGCACCGACGAGATGGGACAGACCAGCGTCCCGGGTGTCTTCGCGGCAGGCGATGTCCGCAGCAAACAGGTGCGGCAGATGGTGGTCGCAGCCGCCGAGGGGGCCATCGCCGCCCTGGCCGCCGAACGCCACATCCGCAAGGCCGGCAAGGTGCGCCGCGATAGAGGGTGA
- a CDS encoding DUF4838 domain-containing protein, with the protein MRAWTAVVLLTVAGAAGATPVAYWPCDEGSGTVVREATGAADEGRLLNVTWCEGHAGGALRFGGTGADSYVRIPDAEALRFSASFTIQFWWQKTSEAVQIFARKGAGARANYYVYYEGGLHVSVSGGDGQTYQATGPKLPDGWHHVAFTCGGGHLTIIVDGAVVGTGDVAATRLFTDESDLLIGTHSSGYRYCLAGALDELCLSDTALAPGKLDDELAQARAAGTTTPAGQTTVFKPTRGALVLARDGRPGATIVVGRDASELQIGPARELRRVIYKLTGARLPLRTDDEAVTGNLVLVGESALTRKLGLPAQPLSGDAFIIKSQPGRLVLLGHDDVLGGNMARAFVPGQGKAGTSNAVQAFLHDVCGVRWFMPGTLGEVAPPTPSLEVPLLDRREQPARRYVLGSFTTGESARWARRQLFGSSLFIKHMGGHLWYSLIPEKTYFADHPDWFALLDGKRTGEGNHLCVTNPEMFAEAAKNLKAMFAEGYEWVQLGQSDGWRRCRCDRCEAEDEYRSDGWWIPGQPADRIFRFHAALAEEIEQAYRDRKVLIIAYGPTGEVPHRLTRFPGNVVVEFTHDPPELLQRWTRFHHDFTSYVYWFGLYHPMGYGPKGSPAYVAAEMRRHRQVGSQAFFLCGGDECWGTEGPSYYVMSELLRNPRLNEEALTRDFCRGLFGSAADSMGQYFASFFAAADEYRAFTQPVLKPGDPFRSEPRTPAEIYLRCFPEARLAECARLLDRAATQATDEADRRRVRFFRDGFEYVRLTREAFAAARQLAERKDEASRQALSEVLQARAAAIKLIGEHQQENGADLPPVFRGGPDDLLYGPGKAYKAIFAPEAAGQ; encoded by the coding sequence GTGAGAGCCTGGACCGCGGTTGTGCTGCTGACGGTTGCCGGGGCCGCCGGGGCGACGCCCGTGGCCTACTGGCCCTGTGACGAGGGCTCGGGCACGGTCGTCCGTGAGGCCACAGGTGCGGCCGATGAGGGGCGCCTCCTGAACGTGACCTGGTGCGAGGGGCACGCCGGGGGGGCTTTGCGGTTCGGCGGCACCGGCGCTGACAGCTACGTGCGCATCCCGGATGCCGAGGCCCTGCGCTTCAGTGCGAGCTTCACCATCCAGTTCTGGTGGCAGAAGACGAGCGAGGCGGTGCAGATATTCGCCCGCAAGGGCGCGGGCGCCCGGGCGAACTACTACGTCTACTACGAGGGGGGCCTGCACGTGTCGGTCAGCGGCGGCGATGGCCAAACCTACCAGGCGACCGGCCCGAAGCTGCCCGATGGTTGGCACCACGTGGCCTTCACCTGCGGCGGGGGGCATCTCACGATCATTGTGGACGGCGCGGTCGTGGGCACAGGCGACGTGGCCGCCACGCGCCTGTTCACCGATGAGTCCGACCTGCTGATCGGCACCCACTCCTCGGGGTACCGCTACTGCCTGGCGGGCGCGCTGGATGAGCTGTGTCTGTCGGACACCGCTCTCGCGCCCGGCAAGCTGGACGACGAACTGGCGCAGGCGCGCGCTGCCGGGACGACGACGCCAGCCGGGCAGACCACTGTCTTCAAGCCGACCCGCGGCGCCCTCGTGCTGGCCCGAGACGGCCGCCCGGGTGCGACGATTGTCGTCGGCCGCGACGCCTCGGAGCTGCAGATCGGCCCGGCGCGGGAGCTGCGCCGGGTCATCTACAAGCTCACCGGCGCGCGCCTGCCCCTGCGGACCGACGATGAAGCGGTGACGGGCAACCTGGTGCTGGTGGGCGAGAGCGCCCTGACGCGGAAGCTGGGCCTGCCGGCTCAGCCCCTGAGCGGCGACGCGTTCATCATCAAGTCGCAGCCCGGCCGCCTGGTCCTGTTGGGGCATGATGACGTCCTGGGTGGCAACATGGCGCGGGCCTTCGTGCCCGGCCAGGGCAAGGCAGGCACGTCGAACGCCGTGCAGGCGTTCCTACACGATGTGTGCGGCGTGCGGTGGTTCATGCCCGGCACGCTGGGCGAGGTGGCCCCGCCAACGCCCTCGCTCGAGGTGCCGCTGCTGGACCGGCGCGAGCAGCCCGCCCGACGCTACGTGCTAGGGAGCTTCACGACCGGCGAGAGCGCCCGGTGGGCCCGTCGCCAGCTCTTCGGCAGTTCCCTGTTCATCAAGCACATGGGCGGCCACCTGTGGTACTCGCTCATCCCTGAGAAGACGTACTTCGCGGACCACCCGGACTGGTTCGCGCTCCTGGATGGGAAGCGCACGGGCGAGGGCAACCACCTGTGCGTCACCAACCCCGAGATGTTCGCCGAGGCGGCCAAGAACCTGAAGGCGATGTTCGCCGAGGGGTATGAATGGGTGCAACTGGGCCAGAGTGACGGCTGGCGGCGTTGCCGGTGCGACCGCTGCGAGGCGGAGGATGAGTACCGGTCCGACGGGTGGTGGATCCCCGGGCAACCTGCCGACCGCATCTTCCGGTTCCATGCGGCCCTGGCGGAGGAGATCGAGCAGGCCTACCGGGACCGGAAGGTTCTCATCATCGCCTACGGGCCCACCGGCGAGGTGCCCCACCGGCTCACCCGCTTCCCCGGCAATGTGGTGGTCGAGTTCACCCACGACCCGCCGGAGTTGCTCCAGCGCTGGACGCGCTTCCACCACGACTTCACCTCGTATGTCTACTGGTTCGGGCTCTATCACCCGATGGGGTATGGGCCGAAGGGTTCGCCGGCCTACGTCGCGGCCGAGATGCGGCGCCACCGGCAGGTCGGCTCGCAGGCGTTCTTCCTGTGCGGCGGGGATGAGTGCTGGGGCACGGAAGGACCGTCGTACTACGTGATGTCCGAGCTGTTGCGGAACCCCAGACTGAACGAAGAAGCGCTCACGCGCGACTTCTGCCGGGGGCTGTTCGGGTCGGCGGCCGACAGCATGGGGCAGTACTTCGCGTCCTTCTTCGCCGCTGCCGACGAGTACCGGGCCTTCACGCAGCCCGTGCTGAAGCCGGGTGACCCCTTCCGCAGCGAGCCGCGGACACCGGCGGAGATCTACCTGCGCTGCTTCCCCGAGGCGCGGCTGGCCGAGTGTGCCCGACTGCTGGACCGCGCGGCGACCCAGGCCACCGACGAGGCGGATCGGCGTCGGGTGAGGTTCTTCCGCGATGGGTTCGAGTACGTGCGGTTGACCCGGGAGGCATTCGCGGCCGCCCGGCAACTGGCCGAGCGCAAGGACGAGGCCTCGCGACAGGCCCTGAGCGAGGTATTGCAGGCCCGAGCCGCCGCGATCAAGCTCATCGGGGAGCATCAACAGGAGAACGGGGCCGACCTCCCGCCGGTCTTCCGGGGCGGCCCGGACGACCTGCTGTACGGCCCCGGCAAGGCGTACAAGGCCATCTTCGCGCCCGAGGCGGCCGGGCAGTAA
- a CDS encoding GNAT family N-acetyltransferase, producing MSSTSSSSVRLKSGEMMTVERLEAPCGSWGDRIVPFMYVRHPEYTNCSWHHNCRRVVAGDFASVSRDVFFVGLLGGEIVGTTWYGTPLDTGEVGTFGRVITAIEHRRKGVSTILSRMALEDFEALGGHAMHLGTSLNNPARFVYESIGYRHYNFVEGNGTVMRAVLRGDYDDFERTYFAPGRSTSLRDLHWGDLARAEVLVNLPHWFVKDYSQHVFGHMPFEGQFFDLMEGVDHGETGMALTTDEERLVGMAYTARTGAGGGAQDHVRVLEFLVHPHYAEAGAELLSAVAARTAASRLLAYASALDVQKCETLEETGFEREAVLPGVLQDAESEFDMYVYGRG from the coding sequence ATGTCCAGCACCAGCAGCAGTTCCGTGCGCCTGAAGAGTGGGGAGATGATGACGGTCGAGCGCCTCGAGGCGCCCTGTGGCTCCTGGGGCGACCGCATTGTGCCCTTCATGTATGTGCGCCATCCCGAGTACACCAACTGCAGTTGGCACCACAACTGCCGTCGGGTAGTTGCGGGCGACTTCGCCAGCGTGTCCCGGGATGTGTTCTTCGTGGGGCTCTTGGGGGGCGAGATCGTCGGGACGACCTGGTACGGCACGCCGCTGGATACGGGCGAAGTCGGCACCTTCGGCCGGGTCATCACGGCTATCGAACACCGCCGCAAGGGGGTCAGCACGATCCTCAGCCGCATGGCGCTGGAGGATTTCGAGGCGCTGGGTGGGCACGCCATGCACCTGGGCACCTCGCTGAACAATCCCGCGCGCTTTGTGTACGAGTCCATTGGCTACCGCCACTACAACTTCGTCGAAGGCAACGGCACCGTCATGCGGGCCGTGCTGCGTGGCGACTACGACGACTTCGAGCGCACGTACTTCGCCCCGGGGCGGTCCACGTCGCTGCGCGACCTGCACTGGGGCGACCTGGCGCGTGCCGAGGTTCTCGTCAACCTGCCCCACTGGTTCGTCAAGGACTACAGCCAACACGTCTTCGGCCACATGCCCTTCGAGGGGCAGTTCTTCGACCTGATGGAGGGTGTGGACCACGGGGAGACGGGCATGGCGCTCACAACGGATGAGGAGCGTCTGGTGGGAATGGCCTACACGGCCCGCACCGGGGCCGGCGGCGGCGCTCAGGACCATGTGCGCGTGCTGGAGTTCCTCGTACACCCCCACTACGCCGAGGCAGGGGCGGAGTTGCTGTCGGCGGTGGCGGCGCGGACTGCGGCCTCGCGCCTGTTGGCCTACGCTTCGGCCCTCGACGTGCAGAAGTGCGAGACACTGGAGGAGACAGGCTTCGAGCGCGAGGCCGTCTTGCCGGGCGTGCTGCAGGACGCGGAGAGCGAGTTCGACATGTATGTGTATGGCAGGGGGTAG
- a CDS encoding 2-phosphosulfolactate phosphatase, with protein sequence MRVIISGGRAGARQAAEHGRVAIVVDALRASATTASLLHYGASEIIVVEDVAAAFAERDRRPGAWLAGERGGLPVAGFDMGNSPLQAPVPGLPETLVFSSSNMSRCCVGASSCPAALLGTLPTLTACAQVALAAAERLGTDIHIVPAGSALDENKLVLEDYITAGALIEKMRELVADVRPTEDAAYAALAIHAEALATGYEAAFNATDNGTSLRDDLGLGEDVCFAARVDVFREVPCVTRTYDLPSGGVAAVLEQAR encoded by the coding sequence ATGAGGGTCATCATCAGCGGCGGCCGCGCGGGCGCCAGACAGGCTGCCGAGCACGGCCGCGTCGCCATCGTTGTGGACGCCCTGCGCGCCAGCGCCACGACCGCGTCGCTGTTGCACTACGGCGCGAGCGAGATCATCGTCGTCGAGGATGTCGCCGCGGCCTTCGCCGAGCGTGACCGCCGGCCCGGGGCCTGGCTCGCCGGCGAGCGGGGCGGCCTACCTGTAGCTGGCTTCGACATGGGCAACAGCCCCCTGCAGGCCCCCGTGCCCGGCCTGCCCGAGACGCTGGTCTTCAGCTCCTCGAACATGTCGCGCTGCTGTGTGGGCGCTTCCTCGTGCCCGGCGGCGCTTCTCGGCACGCTGCCGACACTGACGGCCTGCGCGCAAGTGGCGCTGGCAGCCGCCGAGCGTCTGGGGACCGACATCCACATCGTCCCCGCCGGGTCGGCCCTGGACGAGAACAAGCTGGTGTTGGAGGACTACATCACGGCCGGGGCGCTGATCGAGAAGATGCGCGAGCTGGTCGCCGACGTCCGCCCCACCGAAGACGCCGCCTACGCCGCGCTGGCGATCCACGCCGAGGCCTTGGCGACAGGCTACGAGGCCGCTTTCAACGCCACGGACAATGGGACGTCACTGCGCGATGACCTGGGCCTGGGAGAGGATGTGTGCTTCGCGGCGAGGGTGGACGTGTTCCGCGAGGTGCCCTGCGTAACGCGGACCTACGACCTGCCCTCCGGCGGCGTCGCGGCCGTACTGGAGCAGGCCCGCTAG